A portion of the Methanomicrobia archaeon genome contains these proteins:
- a CDS encoding CopG family transcriptional regulator yields MTAPERITVAMDDETFMMFKKLQEVLGISQSELVRQAVKFYSKYRVLIESMEDKKMYTHAEMLKVGEHVIVDIDHWLLFLRFMETHPDKEQFWELNKPIYEAHAEFFKHKSYGVEDVLKRLEACNYYTLNQVSRNDYTLILSSDVLKKFVKTLLEETFRGMGFTVELKEDFAKLRVKVLSEAPKEKGRS; encoded by the coding sequence ATGACCGCACCAGAGCGAATCACGGTGGCGATGGATGACGAGACCTTCATGATGTTCAAGAAGCTACAGGAGGTGCTGGGGATCTCACAGAGCGAGCTCGTTCGCCAGGCAGTGAAGTTTTATAGCAAGTATCGCGTGCTCATCGAGTCCATGGAGGACAAGAAGATGTACACCCATGCCGAGATGCTGAAGGTCGGCGAGCACGTGATCGTGGATATTGATCACTGGCTCCTTTTTCTCAGGTTCATGGAGACGCACCCGGATAAGGAGCAGTTCTGGGAGTTGAACAAGCCGATCTATGAGGCACATGCCGAGTTCTTCAAGCACAAATCGTATGGTGTCGAGGACGTACTCAAACGACTCGAGGCCTGCAATTACTATACCCTGAACCAGGTATCCAGGAACGATTATACCCTGATCCTCAGCTCGGACGTGCTCAAGAAGTTTGTCAAGACGCTCCTGGAGGAGACGTTCCGTGGCATGGGCTTCACCGTGGAGCTAAAGGAGGACTTCGCCAAACTGCGGGTGAAGGTCCTGTCAGAGGCGCCAAAGGAGAAAGGACGGAGCTAA